The Papilio machaon chromosome 3, ilPapMach1.1, whole genome shotgun sequence genome window below encodes:
- the LOC106707844 gene encoding uncharacterized protein LOC106707844, translating into MKTIALALVVMLVGVNAVPSQFETTEFKNTRIIDDLIRGVLEAVVELAAAADPFVVESASGDYTFPVPGVFSAVASVENFRAAGFGDIEIVDVAFGGGKLRVELRFAGVEASVDSASAEVKIFNRIITGAISGSLAVRDVRIAVEAQLGLTGYLVDDLELDFSVGGLESDLKILINERDLSDPINNWMNVTLPATLEKYSVCYF; encoded by the exons ATGAAGACCATCGCTCTCGCTCTTGTTGTTATGCTGGTCGGCGTCAACGCCGTGCCCTCACAATTCGAGACCACCG aaTTCAAGAACACCAGAATTATAGACGACCTCATCCGCGGCGTGTTGGAGGCAGTGGTTGAATTAGCCGCGGCGGCTGACCCTTTCGTCGTTGAATCCGCTTCTGGTGATTACACATTCCCTGTTCCTGG AGTATTCAGTGCCGTTGCGTCCGTTGAGAACTTCAGGGCTGCCGGATTTGGTGACATCGAAATTGTTGATGTAGCATTCGGCGGTGGCAAACTTCGTGTGGAGCTCCGTTTCGCCGGTGTCGAAGCCTCTGTTG ACAGTGCCTCTGCCGAAGTGAAAATCTTCAACCGAATTATCACCGGTGCAATCAGCGGAAG CTTGGCAGTCAGGGATGTTCGCATAGCTGTCGAGGCTCAGCTCGGCCTTACCGGATACTTGGTCGACGACTTGGAACTCGACTTCAGCGTTGGTGGTTTAGAA TCCGACCTTAAAATCCTCATCAACGAGCGGGATCTGTCTGACCCCATCAACAACTGGATGAACGTCACCCTGCCAGCAACCCTCGAGAAATACTcagtatgttatttttaa